In Deltaproteobacteria bacterium, the following are encoded in one genomic region:
- the rpmG gene encoding 50S ribosomal protein L33: MRDLISFQCDGCKRRNYTGTKNKKKTTEKLALRKFCPACRSHTLHKESKV; this comes from the coding sequence ATGCGGGACCTCATCAGTTTTCAATGCGACGGGTGCAAGCGGCGCAACTACACAGGTACGAAGAACAAGAAAAAAACGACCGAGAAGCTGGCGCTGCGCAAGTTCTGCCCCGCGTGTCGGTCACACACCCTTCACAAGGAGAGCAAGGTCTGA
- the tuf gene encoding elongation factor Tu (EF-Tu; promotes GTP-dependent binding of aminoacyl-tRNA to the A-site of ribosomes during protein biosynthesis; when the tRNA anticodon matches the mRNA codon, GTP hydrolysis results; the inactive EF-Tu-GDP leaves the ribosome and release of GDP is promoted by elongation factor Ts; many prokaryotes have two copies of the gene encoding EF-Tu), with amino-acid sequence KILDEGQAGDNVGCLLRGTKREEIERGQVLAKPGSITPHTKFEAEAYVLTKEEGGRHTPFFNGYRPQFYFRTTDVTGVATLPAGTEMVMPGDNVKLAIELIMPIAMDEGLRFAIREGGRTVGAGVVTKILA; translated from the coding sequence CAAGATCCTCGACGAGGGGCAAGCGGGCGACAACGTGGGGTGTCTGCTGCGCGGGACCAAGCGCGAGGAGATCGAGCGCGGGCAGGTGTTGGCGAAGCCGGGGAGTATCACGCCGCACACCAAGTTCGAGGCCGAGGCGTACGTGTTGACGAAGGAAGAGGGCGGGCGGCACACACCGTTTTTCAACGGGTATCGGCCGCAGTTCTACTTTCGGACCACGGACGTGACGGGAGTGGCGACGCTGCCGGCGGGGACCGAGATGGTGATGCCGGGGGACAACGTGAAGCTGGCGATTGAACTGATCATGCCGATTGCGATGGACGAAGGGCTGCGCTTCGCCATCCGCGAAGGCGGCCGCACCGTCGGTGCTGGCGTCGTCACCAAGATCCTGGCATAA
- the secE gene encoding preprotein translocase subunit SecE — translation MALQEQIEKAREAVPRSINFLQEVGVELRKVHWPSRKETTAATGVVIAITVAIALYLGFVDFVVSQVVHFVLGR, via the coding sequence ATGGCGCTGCAAGAGCAGATTGAAAAGGCCCGTGAAGCCGTTCCCCGCTCCATCAACTTCCTTCAGGAAGTGGGCGTGGAGCTGCGCAAGGTTCATTGGCCATCACGTAAGGAGACGACGGCTGCGACCGGGGTGGTCATCGCCATCACGGTGGCCATTGCGCTCTACTTGGGATTTGTCGACTTCGTGGTCTCCCAAGTAGTCCACTTCGTCTTGGGCAGGTGA